The uncultured Roseibium sp. DNA segment TCGCACTTTGCGCCCGCCGAACTTTCCAATGCCTCGAAAATCTACCGGCGCAAGTTCCAGCCGTCGAAATTTCTCGACAAGCCGCATTTCATGATGGCGGTCAATGTATTCGCGGCGGCAACGGATGCGGAAGGCGCGTATCTTCGAACCTCCATGCAGCAGGCCTTCATCAACCTGAGAACCGGGCGCCCCGGCCCCCTGCCCGCACCGGTCGCGGACCTGGAATCCCTCGTCGGACCTGTCGCCATCGAGATGGTGGAGGATGCCTTGCGCATTTCCGCCGTCGGCGCGCCGGAGACGGTCAAGAATAAGCTTGCTGACCTGACCTCGACCTATCAGCCGGACGAGGTGATCATCACCGGCCAGATCCATGATCATGCATCCCGACTCAATTCCTTCCGGATCGCGGCACAGGCGATGAAGGAGTTGAACGCGGAGACGGTCTGAACAGCGCCGCTCCGCCTTTCTTTGAGGATGAAAGCCGCTGGTTGCAGAGATCGCAATCGACACGATTAGGGATATAAACCTATCGGGCCTATAATCTCTCTCGGATATTTTCGTTCTTCCACCGGAGGCTGTCATGCCGGAATTCAAGCTGATCGACGTTGCCGAAATTCCCTATTTCTATCAGGAACGAAGCTGCGGCATGGCGCCGGAGGACATCGGCGCCGCCATGGGAGAGACGTTTCAGGCGGTGTGGGACTTCCTTTTGGAAAGCGGTGTCGAGACGACCGGTAAGGCGCTGTCTGTCTATTACGCCTACGATCCGGACGAAATGACCTTTCGGGCGGGCTTTTCCGTCGATGCGGATGACCGGGAAAAAGCGACAGACCCGATCCGTTACGACACGACCCCGGCCGGCCGGGTTCTCCATTTTCGCCATACCGGACCGTATTCAAAGTTGCGCGACAGCTACGGCCAGATGATGGCCTATATGGAGAAAGAAGGTCTGAAGATCGCCGCTCCGGCCTGGGAGGTCTATCTCAACGATCCGACCAAAACGCCGGAAGACGAGTTGCTGACCGACGTGTTCGTCTCCCTCGCCTGATCAACCGATCTACTCTCCGAACAGCCCCTTTACCG contains these protein-coding regions:
- a CDS encoding GyrI-like domain-containing protein — encoded protein: MPEFKLIDVAEIPYFYQERSCGMAPEDIGAAMGETFQAVWDFLLESGVETTGKALSVYYAYDPDEMTFRAGFSVDADDREKATDPIRYDTTPAGRVLHFRHTGPYSKLRDSYGQMMAYMEKEGLKIAAPAWEVYLNDPTKTPEDELLTDVFVSLA